A DNA window from Brassica napus cultivar Da-Ae chromosome A4, Da-Ae, whole genome shotgun sequence contains the following coding sequences:
- the LOC106431122 gene encoding polyglutamine-binding protein 1 isoform X1, whose product MGEELQQQQNNSSTYGYGSSSLDIESAASNALLHEQEIETQKIIQGQREAGASVDGESNTDILRQRADPNALKEHLLKFTAHHRAETASKRGSSVSTCGEGNVDVGNGYGIPGGVAYAGHSEISEKPEPTDYLPEYLKHKLKARGILRDGSGAVTSNAQDASAGSWNRQTSVPFQTNANTLPLGWVDAKDPATGATYYYNQHTGATQWERPLELPSSAPLPMPPKEEWIETLDETSGHKYYYNTKTHVSQWEPPASLKKPSATNTNNTANGKREIPPSQMPRCSGCGGWGVGLVQSWGYCAHCTRVCNLPEQQYLAYVTNARNSGQTDPNQRSSSKPPVKKGVGKKRAHAEDDEVDPMDPSSYSDAPRGGWVVGLKGMQPRAADTTATGPLFQQRPYPSPGAVLRRNAETASSQKKKPGSHFTEITKRGDGKDGLGDAD is encoded by the exons ATCTGCTGCTAGTAACGCTCTTCTTCACGAACAA gaGATTGAAACGCAGAAGATCATACAAGGTCAAAG agAGGCTGGAGCTTCAGTAGATGGAGAAAGTAACACTGACATTCTTCGGCAACGTGCTGACCCCAATGCTCTTAAG gAACATTTGCTGAAGTTCACTGCACATCACCGTGCAGAAACAGCATCTAAGCGTGGGAGTAGTGTGAGTACTTGCGGAGAAG GTAATGTGGATGTTGGGAATGGTTATGGTATACCGGGAGGAGTTGCGTACGCAGGCCACTCCGAGATCAGTGAGAAGCCTGAACCTACTGATTATCTGCCTGAATATctcaaacataaattaaaagcCAGGGGGATTCTTAGAGATGGTTCTGGTGCTGTTACATCCAACGCTCAAGAT gCGTCAGCGGGTAGTTGGAATAGACAGACAAGTGTGCCTTTTCAGACAAATGCAAACACATTGCCATTAGGATGG GTAGATGCGAAAGATCCTGCTACTGGAGCTACATATTACTATAACCAGCATACCGGGGCAACCCAGTGGGAAAGGCCTCTTGAGCTACCTTCAAGCGCGCCGCTACCGATGCCTCCTAAAGAAGAGTGGATTGAAACACTTGATGAAACATCTG GTCATAAGTATTACTACAATACAAAGACACATGTATCGCAATGGGAGCCTCCAGCTTCTTTAAAGAAGCCCTCTGCCACAAACACTAACAACACTGCTAATGGGAAGAGGGAGATTCCACCCTCTCAGATGCCAAGGTGCAGCGGATGTGGTGGCTGGGGAGTGGGCCTTGTCCAGAGCTGGGGTTACTGTGCTCACTGTACCAG AGTTTGCAATCTCCCAGAGCAGCAGTACTTGGCATACGTCACAAATGCAAGAAACTCTGGCCAAACCGATCCAAATCAGAG GTCAAGTTCAAAGCCTCCGGTGAAAAAGGGAGTAGGCAAAAAACGTGCGCATGCGGAGGATGATGAGGTTGACCCAATGGACCCAAGCTCGTACTCAGATGCTCCACGTGGTGGCTG GGTTGTTGGACTGAAAGGAATGCAACCTCGAGCCGCTGATACAACTGCCACA GGTCCTTTGTTTCAACAGAGACCGTATCCATCACCTGGAGCTGTTCTGAGGAGAAACGCAGAGACGGCATCATCGCAGAAGAAGAAACCAGGCTCTCATTTCACTGAAATCACAAAGAGAGGCGATGGGAAAGATGGTCTTGGTGATGCAgattga
- the LOC106431122 gene encoding polyglutamine-binding protein 1 isoform X2, whose translation MGEELQQQQNNSSTYGYGSSSLDIESAASNALLHEQEIETQKIIQGQREAGASVDGESNTDILRQRADPNALKEHLLKFTAHHRAETASKRGSSVSTCGEGNVDVGNGYGIPGGVAYAGHSEISEKPEPTDYLPEYLKHKLKARGILRDGSGAVTSNAQDVSAGSWNRQTSVPFQTNANTLPLGWVDAKDPATGATYYYNQHTGATQWERPLELPSSAPLPMPPKEEWIETLDETSGHKYYYNTKTHVSQWEPPASLKKPSATNTNNTANGKREIPPSQMPRCSGCGGWGVGLVQSWGYCAHCTRVCNLPEQQYLAYVTNARNSGQTDPNQRSSSKPPVKKGVGKKRAHAEDDEVDPMDPSSYSDAPRGGWVVGLKGMQPRAADTTATGPLFQQRPYPSPGAVLRRNAETASSQKKKPGSHFTEITKRGDGKDGLGDAD comes from the exons ATCTGCTGCTAGTAACGCTCTTCTTCACGAACAA gaGATTGAAACGCAGAAGATCATACAAGGTCAAAG agAGGCTGGAGCTTCAGTAGATGGAGAAAGTAACACTGACATTCTTCGGCAACGTGCTGACCCCAATGCTCTTAAG gAACATTTGCTGAAGTTCACTGCACATCACCGTGCAGAAACAGCATCTAAGCGTGGGAGTAGTGTGAGTACTTGCGGAGAAG GTAATGTGGATGTTGGGAATGGTTATGGTATACCGGGAGGAGTTGCGTACGCAGGCCACTCCGAGATCAGTGAGAAGCCTGAACCTACTGATTATCTGCCTGAATATctcaaacataaattaaaagcCAGGGGGATTCTTAGAGATGGTTCTGGTGCTGTTACATCCAACGCTCAAGATGTA TCAGCGGGTAGTTGGAATAGACAGACAAGTGTGCCTTTTCAGACAAATGCAAACACATTGCCATTAGGATGG GTAGATGCGAAAGATCCTGCTACTGGAGCTACATATTACTATAACCAGCATACCGGGGCAACCCAGTGGGAAAGGCCTCTTGAGCTACCTTCAAGCGCGCCGCTACCGATGCCTCCTAAAGAAGAGTGGATTGAAACACTTGATGAAACATCTG GTCATAAGTATTACTACAATACAAAGACACATGTATCGCAATGGGAGCCTCCAGCTTCTTTAAAGAAGCCCTCTGCCACAAACACTAACAACACTGCTAATGGGAAGAGGGAGATTCCACCCTCTCAGATGCCAAGGTGCAGCGGATGTGGTGGCTGGGGAGTGGGCCTTGTCCAGAGCTGGGGTTACTGTGCTCACTGTACCAG AGTTTGCAATCTCCCAGAGCAGCAGTACTTGGCATACGTCACAAATGCAAGAAACTCTGGCCAAACCGATCCAAATCAGAG GTCAAGTTCAAAGCCTCCGGTGAAAAAGGGAGTAGGCAAAAAACGTGCGCATGCGGAGGATGATGAGGTTGACCCAATGGACCCAAGCTCGTACTCAGATGCTCCACGTGGTGGCTG GGTTGTTGGACTGAAAGGAATGCAACCTCGAGCCGCTGATACAACTGCCACA GGTCCTTTGTTTCAACAGAGACCGTATCCATCACCTGGAGCTGTTCTGAGGAGAAACGCAGAGACGGCATCATCGCAGAAGAAGAAACCAGGCTCTCATTTCACTGAAATCACAAAGAGAGGCGATGGGAAAGATGGTCTTGGTGATGCAgattga
- the LOC106431072 gene encoding uncharacterized methyltransferase At2g41040, chloroplastic, with amino-acid sequence MAMASLTTSSIALLNKPLLPNRSSSLSSSTSHSRLYRFSSPPSSFRSRFTSASIRAVALEPELNETPSSDIKETETVETQVFACPVCYEPLMRKGPSGINLQAIYRSGFKCGQCNKTYSSKDEYLDLTVTAGFDSFNEVKPITTELFRSPLVSFLYERGWRQNFARSGFPGPDEEFRMAEEYFKEAEGGVLVDVSCGSGLFSRKFAKSGKYSGVIALDYSENMLRQCNEFIKKDTTFDSSTNIAVVRADVSRLPFASGSVDAVHAGAALHCWPSPTNAIAEICRVLRSGGVFVGTTFLRYSPSTPWIIRPFQSRILQNYNYLMQDEIKDVCTTCGLTDYEDIVQDSFIMFTARKP; translated from the exons ATGGCGATGGCTTCACTAACAACTTCTTCTATAGCTCTCCTCAACAAGCCTTTATTACCTAACCGCTCTTCTTCCCTCTCCTCCTCTACCTCTCACTCTCGTCTTTACCGattctcttctcctccttcttcttttcGTTCTCGTTTCACATCTGCCTCCATACGCGCCGTTGCTCTTGAACCG GAACTAAATGAAACTCCAAGTTCCGACATAAAAGAAACTGAAACTGTGGAGACACAAGTCTTCGCGTGTCCTGTTTGTTACGAACCGCTTATGAGGAAAGGACCTTCAGGTATTAACCT ACAAGCAATCTACAGGTCTGGTTTCAAGTGTGGACAGTGTAACAAGACATACTCTAGCAAAGATGAATACCTGGATCTAACTGTTACTGCTGGTTTTGATTCTTTCAATGAAGTCAAACCCATTACAACAGAACTCTTTCG gaGTCCATTAGTATCATTCTTGTATGAAAGAGGTTGGAGACAGAACTTTGCTCGAAGCGGTTTTCCTGGTCCAGATGAAGAG TTTAGAATGGCTGAGGAGTACTtcaaagaagcagaaggtggagTTCTTGTGGACGTTAGCTGTGGAAGCGGTTTGTTCTCAAGGAAATTCGCAAAGTCTGGCAAATACTCTGGCGTCATTGCTCTAGACTACTCCGAAAACATGCTTCGTCAGTGTAATGAGTTCATCAAGAAGGACACTACTTTCGATAGCTCGACTAACATAGCTGTTGTGAGAGCAGACGTGTCTCGCCTCCCTTTCGCTTCAGGTTCTGTTGATGCAGTTCATGCTGGTGCTGCATTGCACTGTTGGCCTTCTCCTACAAATGCT ATTGCTGAGATTTGTCGTGTTCTAAGAAGTGGAGGTGTTTTTGTTGGGACAACGTTTCTAAGATACAGTCCTTCAACTCCATGGATTATCAGACCTTTTCAATCG AGGATTCTGCAGAACTACAATTACTTGATGCAGGATGAGATCAAGGATGTGTGTACAACATGTGGTCTCACAGATTATGAAGATATTGTTCAGGATTCTTTTATAATGTTTACTGCTAGGAAGCCATAG
- the LOC106431111 gene encoding UBP1-associated protein 2B, protein MADKKRKLEPQSNDASEPPQKQQQLENGDEDIIITTEIHENENENQRPDEDDEEPIEDLLEPFSKEQLSILLKEAAQKHPDVADRIRIAADEDPVHRKIFVHGFGWDTKADALIKAFKQYGEIEDCKCVVDKGTGQSKGYGFILFKSRSGARSALKQPQKKIGTRMAACQLASMGPVQGGNSAAAAAAGATSQHFNPEHVQRKIYVSNVSADIDPERLLEFFSRFGEVEEGPLGLDKATGRPKGFTLFVYKTAESAKKALEEPHKSFEGHVLHCHKANDGPKPVKQQHQHQQQHRHSSYDQSSRYRRDDNAGYGATGGHGHYLAGNNQAAALNPAIGQAITALLASQGAGVGMNQAFGQALLGTLGAPSPGTGGGMPSGYGGQANITPGVFPGYGYEASFQGGYQTQLPGQGGYQTQQPGQGSAGRGQHGLGYGGQYMGQ, encoded by the coding sequence ATGGCTGATAAGAAGAGAAAGCTCGAACCTCAATCCAACGACGCCTCAGAGCCGCCGCAGAAGCAGCAGCAGCTCGAAAACGGCGACGaagacatcatcatcaccacAGAGATCCACGAAAACGAAAACGAGAATCAACGCCCCGATGAGGACGACGAAGAGCCAATCGAAGATCTCCTGGAACCGTTCTCCAAGGAACAGCTCTCGATTCTCCTCAAGGAAGCTGCTCAGAAGCACCCCGACGTCGccgatcggatccggatcgcgGCGGACGAGGATCCGGTTCACCGCAAGATCTTCGTCCACGGGTTCGGATGGGACACGAAGGCCGACGCGCTCATCAAAGCTTTCAAGCAGTACGGAGAGATCGAGGACTGCAAATGCGTCGTCGATAAGGGCACGGGACAGTCCAAAGGTTACGGCTTTATTCTCTTCAAGTCGCGTTCGGGCGCTCGCAGCGCTCTCAAGCAGCCTCAGAAGAAGATTGGGACTCGTATGGCTGCGTGTCAGTTAGCTTCCATGGGACCTGTCCAGGGAGGGAACTctgcggcggcggcggcggcggggGCGACGTCTCAGCATTTTAACCCTGAGCATGTGCAGAGGAAGATCTATGTTAGTAACGTTAGTGCTGATATTGATCCGGAGAGGTTGTTGGAGTTTTTCTCTAGGTTTGGGGAGGTTGAGGAAGGTCCCTTGGGGCTTGATAAAGCTACTGGGAGACCTAAAGGTTTCACTTTGTTTGTTTATAAGACTGCGGAGAGTGCTAAGAAGGCGTTGGAGGAGCCGCATAAGAGCTTTGAAGGCCATGTGTTGCATTGCCATAAGGCGAACGATGGGCCTAAGCCTGTTAAGCAGCAGCATCAGCATCAACAGCAGCATCGCCATAGCTCTTATGATCAAAGTTCGCGTTATCGAAGGGATGATAACGCTGGTTATGGTGCAACTGGAGGCCATGGGCATTACTTAGCTGGTAACAACCAAGCTGCGGCACTAAACCCAGCCATTGGCCAGGCCATCACAGCTTTGTTGGCGTCTCAAGGTGCTGGAGTGGGTATGAACCAAGCATTTGGACAGGCTTTGTTGGGGACATTGGGGGCGCCTAGCCCAGGAACTGGAGGTGGAATGCCAAGTGGCTATGGTGGTCAAGCGAATATCACACCAGGGGTGTTTCCTGGGTACGGTTACGAAGCCAGTTTTCAGGGAGGTTATCAGACTCAGCTTCCTGGTCAGGGAGGTTATCAGACTCAGCAACCTGGTCAGGGTAGTGCTGGAAGAGGGCAGCATGGTTTAGGGTATGGTGGTCAGTACATGGGTCAATAG
- the LOC106431112 gene encoding ABSCISIC ACID-INSENSITIVE 5-like protein 3, with protein MGSLRGDMEEPIHQSLPRGNSLYSLKLHEVQTHLGSSSKPLGSMNLDELLKSVLSAEANHPPEEGTEDGITRQGSLTLPRGLSRKTVNDVWRDIQHDENGCSSNPNKQPTLGEITLEDLLMKAGVVTETMTVPQNVVNVASNGQWAQYHQPQQQLQGFMPYPVCDMQEMVPPTALMMSGLSETQQVHGRKRVASSGGEFVERIVERKQKRMIKNRESASRSRARKQAYTQELEIKVSSLEEENQKLRRLMEVEKILPSEPPPEPKWKLRRTSSASF; from the exons ATGGGTTCTCTTAGAGGAGACATGGAAGAGCCTATCCATCAGTCACTACCTAGAGGAAACTCTCTCTACAGCTTAAAGCTCCATGAGGTTCAAACCCACTTGGGAAGTTCCTCAAAACCGTTGGGAAGCATGAACCTCGATGAGCTTCTCAAGAGTGTCTTGTCTGCTGAAGCTAATCACCCACCAGAAGAAGGAACAGAGGACGGGATCACTCGTCAAGgaagcttgactttgcctcgaGGTCTCAGCAGAAAGACAGTTAATGATGTCTGGAGAGACATTCAACATGACGAGAACGGATGCAGTAGTAATCCTAACAAGCAGCCTACACTCGGTGAAATCACACTCGAGGATTTGTTGATGAAAGCTGGTGTGGTGACTGAGACAATGACAGTCCCTCAAAACGTTGTCAACGTAGCTTCAAACGGCCAATGGGCTCAGTATCATCAGCCTCAGCAACAACTCCAAGGGTTTATGCCATATCCGGTCTGTGACATGCAAGAAATGGTGCCTCCAACGGCTCTGATGATGAGTGGATTATCTGAAACACAACAAGTGCATGGGAGGAAGAGAGTGGCTTCATCAGGAGGTGAGTTTGTGGAGAGGATTGTGGAGAGGAAGCAGAAGAGGATGATCAAGAACAGAGAATCTGCATCACGTTCACGAGCTAGGAAACAGGCTTATACTCAAGAATTGGAGATCAAGGTTTCAAGcttagaagaagaaaaccaaAAGCTTAGGAGGCTAATG GAGGtggagaagatccttccaagtGAACCACCACCGGAACCTAAGTGGAAGCTCAGGCGAACAAGCTCTGCTTCTTTCTGA
- the LOC106431113 gene encoding uncharacterized protein LOC106431113 — translation MAASPTHIHLPSSCTLLPSSSFISSLPSSPLSITTASTILTSTRLSSLRVSFSRRSIVRYNDNFEEDEEEDEKEEEDWSFEEAVSLFNKRDYYKSHDALEALWIRAEEPARTLFHGILQCAVGFHHLFNNNHKGAMMELGEGVCKLRKMNFEDGPFQEFERDVSAVLEFVYQTQLELAACSEDMCLTMDQSDRSYQLLGGYAAGESIYTLETVVDFNNGMSETSVILFSPSSSSSEPTRVKLPTLEATNKHLLAFTGDESL, via the exons ATGGCTGCATCTCCTACACATATCCATCTTCCTTCTTCTTGTACGCTTCTCCcatcttcttcattcatctcTTCGCTTCCCTCATCTCCACTCTCTATTACTACTGCTTCAACTATTCTCACCTCCACAAGACTCTCTTCATTACGCGTCAGTTTCAGTCGACGGTCCATCGTCAGATACAACGACAactttgaagaagatgaagaagaagacgagaagGAGGAAGAGGACTGGAGCTTTGAGGAAGCTGTCTCTCTCTTCAACAAGAGAGACTATTACAAAAGCCACGACGCGCTGGAAGCACTCTGGATTCGAGCTGAGGAGCCAGCTCGGACGCTGTTCCATGGGATACTTCAGTGTGCCGTTGGATTCCACCATCTCTTTAACAAC AACCATAAAGGAGCGATGATGGAGTTGGGAGAAGGAGTATGTAAGCTAAGGAAGATGAACTTTGAAGACGGTCCGTTTCAAGAATTCGAGCGAGATGTCTCTGCTGTTCTTGAATTCGTTTATCAAACTCAGCTCGAACTCGCTGCTT GTTCAGAAGATATGTGTTTGACAATGGACCAATCAGATAGATCTTATCAACTGTTGGGTGGTTATGCGGCTGGAGAGAGTATATACACCTTAGAGACTGTGGTTGATTTCAACAACGGAATGTCTGAAACAAGTGTTATACTCTTCTCTCCTTCAAGCTCCTCCTCTGAGCCAACAAGAGTCAAACTCCCAACTCTAGAGGCAACCAATAAGCACCTTCTTGCGTTTACAGGGGACGAGAGTCTCTAA
- the LOC106431082 gene encoding transcription factor bHLH106: MQPETSDQMLYSFLTGNEISGGGFSVSGDYMSTMQSLCGSSSSTSSYYPLAISGIGETVAQDRALAALRNHKEAERRRRERINSHLNKLRNVLSCNSKTDKATLLAKVVQRVKELKQQTLEITDSDQTLLPSETDEISVLHYGDYSNDGHIIFKASLCCDDRSDLLPDIMEILKSLHMKTLRAEISTLGGRTRSVLVVAADKEMHGVESVHFLQNALKSLLERSSKSLMERSSGGSGGGERSKRRRALDHIIMV; this comes from the exons atgCAACCAGAGACCTCAGATCAGATGTTGTACTCTTTCCTTACCGGAAACGAAATCTCCGGGGGAGGATTCTCCGTTTCTGGGGACTACATGTCAACTATGCAGAGCTTATGTGGGTCGTCTTCGTCGACGTCATCTTATTATCCACTAGCGATCTCAGGCATCGGAGAAACGGTTGCTCAAGATAGAGCTCTTGCTGCTTTGAGGAATCACAAAGAAGCTgagcgaagaagaagagagaggatTAATTCTCATCTCAACAAGCTCCGTAACGTGCTCTCTTGTAACTCCAAG ACTGATAAAGCCACACTGCTGGCCAAAGTGGTTCAACGAGTCAAAGAACTTAAACAACAAACCCTAGAGATCACTGACTCCGACCAAACTCTTCTACCCTCAGAGACTGACGAGATTAGCGTTCTACACTATGGAGACTACTCAAACGACGGTCACATAATCTTCAAAGCATCTTTATGTTGTGACGACAGATCAGATCTCTTGCCTGACATCATGGAGATTCTTAAGTCTCTTCACATGAAGACTCTTCGAGCTGAGATCTCAACTCTTGGTGGTCGAACAAGAAGTGTTCTCGTCGTAGCTGCCGACAAAGAGATGCACGGCGTCGAGTCTGTGCATTTCTTACAGAACGCTCTCAAGTCGCTGCTCGAGCGGTCAAGCAAGTCTTTGATGGAACGTAGTTCTGGTGGTAGTGGTGGAGGAGAACGGTCAAAACGTCGTCGTGCGCTGGATCACATCATAATGGTGTGA